The Lathyrus oleraceus cultivar Zhongwan6 chromosome 5, CAAS_Psat_ZW6_1.0, whole genome shotgun sequence genome includes the window agctgtatgactgcaatcagaagttgattatggagtcagaacagggaaggaatagaacattcaaggtgaatgtcagaactgcagactcagaatgtcttagtgcaacaagtgctgagaaggagagtgagttgtggcacagaagatttggtcatttgaatttcagaagcttaaaacatctgaattcaaagaagttggtacatggaattcctgcaattaagaagcctgaaaagtcatgcaaagtttgcatggaaggaaaacaaccacgattgccatttgcgtcagaaactgctccaagagcaaaacacgccttgggagttgtacattctgatgtgtgtggtccatttccagtagcatcgattggagggaataaatactttgtgttatttgttgatgaattcacaagaatgacatgggtatcccttattaagtttaaacacgaggtgtttgatgaattcaagaagttcagaatgaaggctgagaatcagagtggtcagaagttgaagattcttagaactgacggtggaggtgagtataactccaaagagttccagaagttctgtgaggagaatggaattgagcatgaggttactgctccttatacccctcaacacaatggtcttgctgaaagaagaaaccgcactttgcttgatatggtgagaagcatgctaaaggagaagaagcttcctcagaagctctggggagaagctgttgccactgcaacgtatgtactcaaccgatgtcctatgaagaagttgaaggaaatagttccaatacagaagtggactggagataagcaaagtgttagtcatctgaaggtgtttggttctgtttgctataaacatgttccagaagccagaagacagaagctggatgatagaagtaaagtgatgattctgatagggtaccacagtacaggtgcatacaagctctattgtccagaaaccaacaaaactgaattcagcagagatgtgattgtgaaggaattagaattttggaattgggataagtctcaatctgattctgatgttagaacttctgaagaaaggtcagagttaagaatgtctgaagttggagtaaactctgacgttgattttgattctgatagtgattctgactctggagaagactcagaagatgaaggtgactctgatgatccagactctgatgacccagactctgatggtaatccagattcttgtggcaattcagactctggaaatatgccagcccctgaagatggtcaaagctctggaggaagtcaaccatctgaagctagaaactctgaagctcaagactctgaacaagttcagagaccacaaagaatcagaaacattcccagaagatatgcagaatttgagatgctgcaagacactgaagtagactctgaaggagaagttattcagtgtgccatgttagtagactctgaacccataagtacagaagaggctcttaagcagaagctctggctgaaggccatgaaagaagaacttgatgctatagagagaaacaagacttggaagctgacagaacttccaaaagacaagaaagccatcagcgtcagatgggttttcaagcagaagttaaagccagatggttcaattggcaaacataaagcaaggttggtagccagaggatttctacagaaacctgggctggattactctgaagtgtttgcacctgtagcaagacatgaaacaatcagaatggtgattgcaatagctgctaacaggaattggcctctgatgcacttagatgtaaaatctgcatttctgaacggtccattagaagaagaagtttacgtgtcacaacctcctggatttgtgaaaaagaatcaggaagggatggtgtacagattatacaaagctctatatggattgaaacaagcacccagagcttggaatcagaagattgattcatttttcaagaagcaagactttcagaaatgtgagatggagtacggtgtctatgttcagcatacttctgaaggaaatatgactctggtatgtttatatgttgatgatatactgctgactggaagttctgaacaggagatagccaagttcaaaaaagttctgatgaatgaattcgaaatgactgatctaggcaaaatgacatactttctagggatggagttcagatattctgagaaaggtattattttgcatcagctcaagtatgaattagaacttctgaagagatttaatctgaagaattgtaaaattgctgtcacaccttctgatacaaatcagaaactggattctgactatgatggaaaggatgtggacgctacaaccttcaaacagttggttggttctctgaggtatttgtgcaataccagacctgatatttgctattcagttgggatggttagtaggttcatgagtaaacctaagtggtcccattatcaagctgctgtcaggattctgaggtatatcaagggaactctgaagtatggagtattatttccttctggaagaaaggatgtgtcagaacttctgagttattcagattctgattggtgtggagacagagttgacagaagaagtacgtctgggtacttattcaaatttctgggaggtcccatttcttggtgttccaagaagcaacctgttgtggcgttgtcaacttgtgaagctgaatacattgcaggtgctgttactgcatgccaagctgtgtggattctgaatctattgcaggatttgaagattaaagtaaacaaacctctgaagctgatgattgacaacaagtctgcaatcaatcttgccagaaacccagtgctgcatgggagaagcaagcacattgagaccaagtatcattttctaagacatcaagttcagaggggagtgttagaagttgtacactgcagcactcagaaacagttggcagatgttctgacgaaagctatcaagactgatcaatttctcagattaagggatggaattggtgttaaaagttttgatggaatatgaattaagggatggtattagaagtaattcatatttattagttgtactattttcttagcccctaagtttgttagagggtattttagtattttatcctattctagtaaccctagttttggcttataaatagggtgacaatcattgtaacttttatcatgttttgtagccgtcattctcttaatagaatatttccgttcatcattcattctacctttgcaccaacagtTAGGACAATTAGAGTAAGGCAAGAACAAGCTCGTCTCTTCAAAAAACCTCTTTGCCAACAAAGTATTAGCTTGATAAGAGTTTGATAATCGAGGAGTGTCATGAGCCATAAAGAATTTATGTTCGTCATTAACATTATTGGAGCACAAATTAAAAACTTGAGAATATTGGCATTTATGAACTGAAATTGTGCGCGAAAGTTGACTAAGAAGAGAGGATGATGGGGTTTAGATTGTATCATGTTCACCAGGAACATCCCTTTACCTTTGAAATATTTAAGTCAGTATGATAAATCATGTGATCAATATAGGAACCACGTGGTCAtattttctttttgaaaagatAAAAGTTAAGTAAAAAGCTAATCAACATCCACCGTCTAAGAAGATTTATGTGATGTCTAAATGAGATGAAGTGGTAACCTTACACCAACGGTGGTGTAAATTAATGTTTTCgtccatatatatatatatatatatatatatatatatatatatatatatatatatatatatatatatatatatatatatatatatatatatatatatatatgtgacAAATGCACATTTTTCTTATTAAAGGATCTATGAGTCCGCCACGACTTTGCCTCTGCCTATGGAGTTTTCACTCTATATTCTTGTGTTGTAAATGAGTTATTTTATTTCTCTATGATGTTTTTTCTCAACAAGTGGTTTCAGAGATTTGGTTCAATCCGTGAACCGGAATTCTTAGTATTGTCTTATGGTTTCAGTTTTAGCTGATCTTCCACATCAAAAAAGAAGCGCAGTGTTGTGAAAATATTTTTGAGTTGCATTCATGAGTTATGTTGTACAATTTGGGATAGAGGAAACTGATGGAAAAATCATTTTTTTACATGTGAAAAGTTAAAGTAAAAAATTAGTTGATACAATCAGGATTATCCAATGTGTTGGTTAGTGCTTAACACATGGGTATTGGTTGATATTGATGCAAAATGTGTTGTGAGATTATGTCAGTTGTTTAAGAGATTTTTGCGAATATGAAAGTTACACCGTAAATTTTTCATTCTGTTTTCGACATGTGAAATTTTTGGAGTGGTTTCACTTTAAGTGAAATATATTCTTCATGATATAGTATATGGTTGTGATGATGACAATGTGAAATTCTTCGAGTGATATAGTATGATAGTTTTTGAACTATGATTGTCAATGAAGAcaatgcaattttttttaaagtGATGTAACTTGAAGCGAGTATACTCTTTATGGTAGAATATGATAGTTATTTTGAACTATGATTATTAGTGAAGTCAACGGAAGTTGATGTATTATTTTCAATAAAGGTGAAGATTTTTGCtgttggttgaaaatatacatgttgaagaaCTCCGACATTGCTTATTTTATAAAGGAATTGGGAGTCCAAGACACCTGTCGTTGGTTGAAGAACTTGTAATGGATTCAAGTTCTTCATTACAAAATGCACCAGTCAAAAACACTTTAAGTTTGTATTTGACTCATTTTTGTTCTCTTATACTCTTATGTTAGATCATTGtgagatgtagttaaatatttTCTTTGACGATGTGAGTGTATTGGGGACTTGAGGTGATTGAGGATAAATTATGTATTGTAACAATTTTCACAATATTATTAACTAGTTGTCATTTAATAACGATCATAATTTTTGTCTCAGTCTTTTTTTTCCACCATGTAACTTGGAGAAATAAGAAATAATGAGTGGTAGCAAGAAGTAATGTAGAGGGCAAAATTAGAGCTATAAGTCAAGGTATTTGTGAGGGATAATGAATCACAGAGTTTTAGAAGAATTGAAAGTAAAGATTAAAATATCGATAAAATTATATTCTGACAATAAGAAAATCATTAATATAAATCATAATTCAGTTCAACATAACAAGATCACATGTCTATAATTTGTAACTTCAAATTAACAAACTGTAGATATCCTTACAAAAAAATTTAACTAGACCcatatttgaatattttataaATAAGTTGATCGTGATAAATATCTACACAACACCTTAAGTACGATGTTGCACTAGCGTACAATTTTTCAAATTGTTTCTTTTTTATATTTAGTTCTTTTTATTATAATAATACTATTCTAAAATTTTCTTCTTCCATAATATTCTCCTCCTAGTATACTTCTTTATTTGATGGTGTAATCCTGCTATTTATATTAATTATTGAGAATAAAGTATAAAAGTGTTTTCTATTCTCTAATAATATTAAACAGAAATAATATATTTTagataataataaaaatagttcttttggcattttaatttttcaaaaatgcaaaaaaacTGTTGACTTTAAACATGACATTAATTTAGTTTTGAAATTGATAGAATAAAGATGTATGCGAATAAAGTTGTGAAATTAGTTGTGAAATTTAGTTATGAAACCTGATATTAATCAAATCAAAAAATTTGATGTGTGAGAATATAAAGAATAATGATAAACAAAATAGAGAGAAACTGTTTCATAAAATTCAACAGAGCAAATCCATGGAAGAGGTAATCATTTGAAATAAAGTCTACTAGTTTTGCCAATAGATATTCAAACATTATGTTGTAAACAGAAATTCCAAAGTAAATACTATTAACAAAAACATCTCAACACCATCATGCTCTCAAAATTGTTCTTCTGATTTTCCAATTCATCTAAAAGCCCTTGATAAAACAGCATTATGGTGATTGAATTACCAATGCATTTTAACAGAACTTATGCTATTTCTTGTAGCCATTATTTCCTCAAGTGGAACCCTTTTCTTGAGCTCAGATCTTTGCTTTGGAGCACTTCGAGACCTTACTACTCTCGCCTTAGATGAATGAGTATTCACCATGTAGTTAGGACAATTAGAGTAAGGCAAGAACAAGCTCGTTTCTTCAGAAACACTCTTCGCCAACGGAGTATTAGCTTGAGAAGAGTTTGATAATCGAGGAGTACTATGAGCCGTGAAGAATCTATGTTCGTCATTAACATTATTGAAACACCAATCAAAATCTTGAGAATGTTCACATTCGTGAACTGAAATTCGACGTGATACATTACTAGGAAGAGAAGTTGATGTTTTTTCGTAGTAGTGATGATGCGTATCGTCTCTATATTCAGAGATTGAAGATCTCGAACTAGTCCTGTGAGGATCAATCGCGAGAGTCTCTCGATTTGGATTAAATCTACTTGAGCCAGAATTGCGAAGCCATTGATCATGTTGTACATTTCTTGTTTCATCATACATTTGCTACATGAGAAAAACATAACAAACAAGAGGGAATAAAGACTAAAGTTTTGATGAAAGTTATCTGAATTCAAATTCGAATGAAGGAACCAAGAATTAATTTTTACCACAGGTTTTGGTCCGCGAATACGCGACAGACGAACATTCTCCTTATCAAAGGATCTACGCGCTCGTCGCTCCCGAACAACTGCTTGAGCTCTCATAAGAGCTTGAATACTGTGAAGTGTTGCAACAACCCTTTTTCTAACTAGGAAGCCTCTAACAAGAGCTTGTATCTTAACCAATCCTTTAAGTGCTCGACGAGCTTTTCGCGCCTGAAAGGAACAAATGACACAATTTGAATTGAAATGCCAACAGACAAAACATCATATGATGAAAACAATCAAATTCAGCAAATGACATAAATTTGTGGAAACAGAAAAAAACAGACAAGAACACATGATAAAAAAAACATCCTTAACATAAGTTTTGGTCAAGTAAGCATACCAAATAGCCTCTGAACAAAGATTGAATTATTACAGCAGCCCACCACTCCCTGCTTATGAACAGTACTGATTCTCTACTGCTGCCATGGCTTAATGACCTCAAAAAACATGTTTTTTTGTTGTAATCATTATGTTTTTCATCAACATTGGATCTGTACCAAGAACCGGTTTGATTCATGTGACCCTGATGATCCTTCCGTAATTGTTTCTTCTCCTTCCTATCTAGAAACAACGGTCCTGATTTGTTACCGTTTCCTTTCTCCTTCTTGTCCATAAACAATGGCCCTGATCTGTTACTTTGTTCTTTCTCCTTCTTCATTCCAAACAAACCCTTCAACCATCTCGTAGCTTTTCCCATAATAACACTTTTTTGGTGCTACAAATACACTGTGATTAAAAGACAAGTATGAATTTCTATCAGAATAGAGAATCATAAACAAGTGTAATAACACATTGTATACATGTGGTGCCTAATGCAATATAATATATGTATGATTATTATGGAATATTAAATGACAAATTTTTGACAAAAAGTTAAAATTAACAAAAGTGAAATTGAAAACAATAGAAACTCCATAAACTACAATAATAATCACAATTACCCTACTAAAGAACACAATCAATTCATAGTTTCCCAcgcttaaataaataaataaataaccTTTTTGTTGATTTTGTTTCAAAGGTGAGAGATATTTGAGCAGTGATTGCAGAAAATTTTCTATGATGACAATGACACTTTCTGTTGCAAAGATGATTCAGTTGATCTGAAACAACATTTGATGAATGCAATTTCCAATGATTTTATATGACTCCTTGGGGTACTAAAAGTAATAATACCTCGTGATTTTTTGGTTATTTATCTTATTAATTTTGATTCAAATTTGAATATgatttgtttgttttattttgaaaCTAACAAGTAACAAGTAGTAGTAGTAATTGACGCATATTTTTTTGGTTCATAGTGGAATTTAATTCGAAACCGATGCATGCATAAAGATAGGAACGGATTAGAGTGTTATTAGAAGGATATTAACGGATTTGATAATCATTTAATGATGTTGGTGTGGGAAAAGTAAATAAAGTGAGTgggttatttaaaaaaaaatgatgaGGCGTGGGAGTATAATTTAAAGGTGTGGGAGTTTATTTATGTTTATAAATTGCCATTTTACTGTAAAAAAAAAACAGATTGCTTAGTAAAAAAAAAGAATTGATATACTAATTTGAAATCAGATATGTTTGTTGAGATTTTTAGAAACTAATATGAGAAAATGATGCTAAGCTGTTATTATTGTGTTAAAAAGATATAAAAGATGAATgatatatattatattatataaaAAAGTAATATTAGAATGTTTTTTAACGAAataattgaatttttttaaagaaatttaaaatttaaaatttaaaataattctgaaatcaatttatttttaatttacTTTTTTCAGATAGaaatattaaaattattcattattaaatttttgaattttttttttataaatattcaAAATTCCTCAAAACATTATAGGATATTATTTTTTCCACCTCATGCAATGCGATAAGTGTGAACAGATTGACAATACAAATTTGATCTTTCATATTTTGGAGATAAATCTCCGGACGCACTCAAAACACATATAAAGGTTGTGTGAAAAGTGAGTCAAATCTCGTTTATACTTAAAAatattttggagatgcatcttcgtaaTCTCTATTAAATGATATTTTTAATACACACATAAAAGGATGTGGCAAATATGGGTGAGAATATGCCAAACAAACTATTAGGGGACTACGACCTAACCTACATAGGCTCAGGCAGAccatatttttttttaaatagaaaaaGTTTAGACTTTCTTGTGAAGACAAACTTCCAACATCATAttatgttttgatgaagacaaagtATCAATATCTAATGCATTACCAATGAAGGAAAAAGTTCTAAGTTCAAAGGAATCGTGGTGAAAAGACTTGGACACCAAGCAATCTTCAAAATAATATTGGATTTTGATGGATTGATTTTAAGAATAAGGTACAAGTTACAATTGAGCTTTGAATATTACCATAGGACTCAGAACAATCTCGCATCTTTCATCTCTAAGAATACAAACATGttttaaaatgattttatttATCATAATAATATTGGACTTTGATGGATTAAGTTTAAGAATAAGGTACAAGTTATAATTGATCTTTGAATATTACCATAGTACTCAGAACAAACTCGCATCTTTCATCTCTAAGAATACAAACATGttttaaaatgattttatttAATAACATATGGTTCCAAGCTGGTTTTTAGATTTTTAATAACTGGTTACACTAATGTGTTAACTTGTTACATGAACATAAAATtcaatatttttgaaaatcataGCAGTTGTAACCGGTTAACCAAACACTGTAACCAGTTACAACCATacaatttttgaatttttttcaaCTTCAACTATAATCGGTTATGATAATGTGTTAACCGGCTACCACTGAAGCAATGTCACTTTTTCATTTTCAATCTGACTTCAACGATTTCCAAACTCATCTATCAATCATGACAATGATTCATGATACTATACTTTTTCTAAGAGGTATAATTAAGTACAAATAGCAGTGGATTCAGATTTTCAAATTACACCTCTTTCTAACAATTCAAATACATATCTTTCTCAATTTTTATCTAAGTGCCCTTGAGGCAAAAATTTAGTGAAACTTTTTGCATAAACTTTTACAATATCATTAAAGTTTCATTCTCAAGTTCTGAACACTTAAGTATTATACATTGTGAATTATTTACttgaaagagaagatcaattTTCATAATTGATACAAGTACAAAATCTTATTCATTATTTACTCAAATTCTGTATTATTCACTAAGTgttagtgatcattgtattcaagTAAAAGTTGTGTGCTTTCTCTTATATGTTGTAATATCAAAAGGTGGTGTGCCTTTGTGATTGTATTAGATAGTTAAGAGAGTCAAGTTAATCGACTGTAACGTATCTGACATAGTGAAATCTCTCACGGGGTGTGAGGGAACTAAAGTACCCTTGTTTGAAAAGGGGAACCAAGATATATCTTAGTGTTCTTTACTTTCTACATTTATTTTTCAGCACCTTTACTTTTATACCAATTCTAAAAAATTAAGAACATCATCGCTAACGATAATAATTGAGAAAAGTTCAATAATACTAGATAATCTAATTCACCCCCTCTTAGATTACATTTCATACTTACATTTGACATCAACACAGTTTATAGGTAACATGTTCCTAAAGATCCAGAAATGATTTATACAAATTCAGTTTTTAGAGGCGGCAATAGTAACAATAAACCTCAATTGTTTTGTGGTAAATACTCTAATTTTTTGAAAATACGTATAAAGGCACATCTCGAAGCAGAAGGAGAGTAAGTTTGGGATGCTGTAGAAAATGGTTCACTCATCCCCACAAATGTTGTAAATGGTGTTGGTACATCCAAAATCAAAAGTTTATGGGATAAAGATGATAAAAAAAAGGTCATCTACAATAAGAAAGCAATTAACTTGCTTCAAGTGACCCTAAGCATGGGATGAATTCTTATGTGTCTCTCAATGCACAACGACAAAAGAAATATGGGATATGTTAGTGGTCACTGTAACACCTCGTTTTTATaattcatttatttaattaaataataaaattaataatattaGAGAATAAGGAGAATTATTATagttaaaataaaatagaaaaggAGATTTCGGATGGAAAAACAGAGAATTAGAGAATATGAGGAGAGTGGTGAGAATTTTAATATAAGTTGGGCCTTAGTGCAATTTTTAAAAGATTAAATAATTAGGTTAAGGATAAACAATGGTTAGACGTTAGTAGAGTTTTTAAGGAAATAGGAGTACGTAAAACATGACTAGGAGAAAGAGGCAAGACTAAGGCTTAGGAGAACCTCCATTGTTAGAGCTTGAAGGTGCTTTTGCTGGAAAATCCAAGGTAAGGGGGGATTACTCCAAATAAGGTGTAGAATGCAAGAAGGGGTAGAGGAAAGTCCTTAATCCCATTAggtttatccctaattttttatttttggtgAATGATTGATGAACATGAGTTGAATTTTGTGATAACACGAATTATATAATATATTATGTGAAATTCGTGTACTATTTTACCATGAAAATTGTGTGTTCTTGTTAATGGTGTTGGTATGAATTGGTGTTTCTATGTGTGTGGTGGTTTTGATGAATAAAGTATGTTAAATCCATGAttaaatcaataaaatgcatattaGTTGATAGATGGATGATGTATTTAGGTTAGATGTTATTTTCCATGATCTTTCTGTTTGATTTGGGGTATGGGAAGAGAAAATCGAAGTTCTGGATTGAAACCCATGGCAAAAAATGCAGGTTCTGTTTCTGCTTCAGGGTGACGTGCGTCACCCTCGTGACGACCAGATCATTATGGCCTTTGAGGCACTAACGGGCACCATTTCCCTGACGGGTAGACCGTCAAGGTTCCCAGGCATAACTTTATGGGATGAGCATCATGGTGATgacgtgtgtgtgtgtgtgtgtgtgggggggggggggggggggggtgacAGGTGTCGCTCAACGAAAAATACAGAGTTTccaccagattttatttattctaaaggaaagggaaaatatcgataaaacccaaaaAG containing:
- the LOC127083621 gene encoding protein IQ-domain 26, which produces MGKATRWLKGLFGMKKEKEQSNRSGPLFMDKKEKGNGNKSGPLFLDRKEKKQLRKDHQGHMNQTGSWYRSNVDEKHNDYNKKTCFLRSLSHGSSRESVLFISREWWAAVIIQSLFRGYLARKARRALKGLVKIQALVRGFLVRKRVVATLHSIQALMRAQAVVRERRARRSFDKENVRLSRIRGPKPVQMYDETRNVQHDQWLRNSGSSRFNPNRETLAIDPHRTSSRSSISEYRDDTHHHYYEKTSTSLPSNVSRRISVHECEHSQDFDWCFNNVNDEHRFFTAHSTPRLSNSSQANTPLAKSVSEETSLFLPYSNCPNYMVNTHSSKARVVRSRSAPKQRSELKKRVPLEEIMATRNSISSVKMHW